From Oenococcus sicerae, the proteins below share one genomic window:
- the lpdA gene encoding dihydrolipoyl dehydrogenase — MVVGAQATEIDTVVIGSGPGGYVAAIRAAELGQKVTIIESTFIGGVCLNIGCIPSKALINVGHHYQDAITDQPFGLKASNVRLDWAAAQTWKQKKVVDQLTGGVEMLLKKHKVDIVHGVASFNDNEQINVVEGDNHQLFQFKNCIIATGSRPVQIPAFEFSGRIVDSTGALSLPEIPKHLVVIGGGVIGFELGSAYLNLGSKVTVIEGLDHVLTGFDAEMIKPVLNDFKAKGGEIFTSAKAKSVLQTDEDVAVTFESDGKEQTVTGDYLLVSVGRRPNTDDIGLNNTNVKLNDHGLIEVDDTMRSNVPHIYAIGDITPGPALAHKASFQGKIAAAAISGDAKAHDLHYSLPAVAYTNYELATTGETPDSIKDKHLDAKAYKFPFAANGRALSINEAVGFIRLISDNKTKALIGAQIVGPGASDLISELSLAIENGLTTEDISLTIHPHPTLGEAIMDTAELADGLAIHI, encoded by the coding sequence ATGGTTGTTGGCGCACAAGCAACGGAGATTGATACAGTGGTCATCGGTTCTGGCCCTGGCGGTTATGTAGCAGCAATTCGTGCGGCTGAACTGGGTCAAAAAGTGACCATTATCGAAAGTACTTTTATTGGCGGCGTTTGTTTAAACATTGGCTGTATTCCATCCAAGGCTTTAATTAATGTCGGCCATCATTATCAAGATGCGATCACTGATCAGCCTTTTGGTTTGAAGGCTTCAAATGTAAGGCTTGATTGGGCAGCTGCTCAGACTTGGAAGCAAAAAAAAGTCGTTGATCAGCTGACCGGCGGTGTTGAAATGCTGCTAAAAAAACACAAAGTCGACATCGTACATGGTGTGGCATCCTTTAATGATAATGAACAAATTAACGTAGTTGAAGGCGACAATCATCAGCTGTTTCAATTTAAAAATTGTATTATAGCAACTGGTTCGCGGCCAGTACAAATTCCTGCTTTTGAGTTTTCTGGGCGGATCGTTGATTCGACTGGCGCCTTGTCATTGCCGGAGATTCCCAAACATCTTGTTGTGATCGGTGGCGGTGTTATCGGATTTGAATTGGGCAGTGCCTATCTTAATCTCGGCAGCAAGGTCACGGTTATTGAAGGTTTGGACCATGTTTTGACCGGCTTTGATGCAGAAATGATCAAACCCGTCTTAAATGATTTTAAAGCCAAAGGCGGCGAAATTTTTACAAGTGCCAAGGCTAAATCGGTCCTTCAGACAGATGAAGATGTCGCGGTGACGTTTGAAAGCGATGGTAAAGAGCAGACTGTGACTGGTGATTATCTGTTGGTTTCAGTTGGACGTCGACCAAATACGGACGATATCGGCTTAAATAATACTAATGTTAAGCTGAACGATCACGGTTTAATCGAAGTTGATGACACAATGCGCAGCAATGTTCCGCACATTTATGCGATTGGCGATATTACACCAGGACCAGCATTGGCTCATAAAGCTAGTTTCCAAGGAAAAATTGCTGCTGCTGCTATTTCTGGCGATGCCAAAGCTCATGATCTGCATTATTCATTGCCAGCTGTTGCCTACACTAATTATGAATTGGCAACAACTGGAGAAACACCCGACAGTATCAAAGACAAACATTTGGATGCAAAAGCCTATAAGTTTCCCTTTGCCGCCAATGGTCGTGCGCTTTCAATCAACGAGGCTGTCGGTTTTATTCGACTGATCTCAGACAACAAAACAAAGGCGCTGATCGGTGCACAAATTGTTGGCCCTGGTGCTTCGGATCTCATTTCAGAATTATCTTTAGCCATTGAAAATGGTTTAACGACCGAAGACATCAGTTTGACGATCCATCCGCATCCGACTTTGGGCGAAGCAATCATGGATACTGCCGAATTAGCTGACGGTTTAGCGATTCATATTTAA